A region from the Arachis ipaensis cultivar K30076 chromosome B01, Araip1.1, whole genome shotgun sequence genome encodes:
- the LOC107646821 gene encoding uncharacterized protein LOC107646821, translated as MRYDGTQDPLEHLTAFEARMNLEGVGDEIAEKGILTKPRPLKGRTGGDKSLYCEYHKGYGHKTQDCFDLKDALEQAIRDGKLADFSHLIREPRRRNRDRESEDGSRATRRRQEPEGDDHGLTVVNVVTARNSAPRSKSAQKKDAKVLAVSSSSARSSRRLPSISFGPEDQWFDEAPESPPMVITARVGTGLVKRILVDTEADSNIMFRNVFDALGLRDADLATHQHGVVGLGDHFIKPDGIISLPTSVGQG; from the exons atgaggtatgaCGGAACGCAGGACCCCCTAGAgcacctaacggccttcgaggccaggatgaacttaGAAGGAGTAGGAGATGAG atagcagaGAAGGGGATACTGACGAAACCCCGACCTCTGAAGGGCAGGACAGGGGGAGACAAGAGCCTCTACTGTGAATATCACAAGGGATACGGGCACAaaacccaagactgcttcgacctaaaAGACGCCCTGGAGCAGGCAATCAGGGACGGAAAACTTGCCGACTTCTCCCATCTTATCAGGGAGCCGAGGAGACGCAATCGGGATCGCGAAAGCGAAGACGGGTCCCGGGCGACAAGACGACGCCAAGAACCAGAGGGGgacgaccacggtctcacggtggtGAACGTAGTAACGGCGAGGAACTCCGCCCCAAGGTCGAAATCGGCACAGAAAAAAGATGCCAAGGTCCTCGCGGTCTCCTCCTCGTCTGCTAGAAGTTCCCGGAGACTCCCATCCATCTCTTTCGGCCCGGAAgaccaatggttcgacgaggCGCCGGAAAGtccccccatggtcatcacggccagggTCGGAACCGGCCTTGTCAAGCGGATCCTGGTTGATACGGAggcagactcgaacatcatgtttcgAAACGTTTTTGACGCCTTGGGACTACGAGATGCCGATCtggcgacccaccagcacggtgtggtagggttgggAGACCACTTCATCAAACCGGATGGAATCATCTCTCTCCCGACCTCCGTGGGGCAAGGGTAG
- the LOC107625477 gene encoding folate transporter 1, chloroplastic isoform X1 encodes MSATAPEARQWHWENAAAGGTAGFATVAVMHPLDVVRTRFQVNDGRVSHVPNYKNTVHAIFTIARSEGLRGLYAGFLPGVIGSTISWGLYFFFYDKAKQRYARNREDTLSPGLHLASAAEAGGLVCLCTNPVWLVKTRLQLQTPLHQTRPYYGIFDAFRTIMREEGFRALYRGIVPGLFLQVSHGAVQFTAYEELRKVIVDIKHRGSKRHCQNPDDLLNSADYAVLGATSKIAAILLTYPFQVMRSRLQQRPSADGVPRYVDSWHVVKETARYEGVRGFYRGITPSLLKNVPASSVTFIVYENVLKLLKLARRND; translated from the exons ATGTCAGCCACAGCACCCGAGGCCCGTCAATGGCACTGGGAGAATGCTGCTGCCGGTGGCACAGCTGGGTTTGCCACTGTTGCTGTTATGCATCCCCTCGATGTTGTCCGCACTAGATTCCAAg TTAATGATGGCAGAGTCTCTCATGTTCCCAATTATAAGAATACTGTTCATGCAATTTTCACCATTGCTCGATCTGAG ggattaagaggattatatgcAGGTTTTCTTCCTGGTGTTATTGGGTCTACTATTTCATGGGGCCTATATTTCTTTTT TTATGATAAAGCCAAACAAAGATATGCTAGGAATAGGGAGGATACACTGAGCCCAGGTCTTCATCTTGCCTCAGCTGCTGAAGCAGGAGGTTTG GTGTGCTTGTGCACAAATCCTGTTTGGCTGGTAAAAACAAGATTGCAGCTTCAGACTCCTCTTCATCAAACACGACCATACTATGGGATTTTTG ATGCATTTAGGACCATAATGAGGGAAGAAGGTTTTAGAGCACTCTACAGAGGAATTGTTCCTGGTCTATTTCTG CAGGTCTCTCATGGGGCTGTTCAGTTCACAGCATACGAGGAACTTCGTAAAGTTATTGTAGATATAAAGCACAGGGGAAGTAAAAGGCATTGTCAAAACCCGGATGATCTGTTG AATTCTGCTGATTATGCTGTTCTTGGAGCAACATCAAAAATTGCTGCAATACTTCTAACCTATCCATTTCAG GTTATGAGATCTCGATTGCAG CAACGGCCTAGTGCGGATGGGGTTCCAAGATATGTGGATAGTTGGCATGTTGTGAAGGAAACTGCAAG ATATGAAGGTGTCCGAGGATTTTACAGGGGAATAACCCCAAGCCTTTTGAAAAATGTTCCTGCTTCTTCAGTAACATTTATTGTTTATGAAAATGTTCTTAAATTGCTTAAACTAGCAAGGAGGAATGACTAA
- the LOC107625477 gene encoding folate transporter 1, chloroplastic isoform X2 gives MSATAPEARQWHWENAAAGGTAGFATVAVMHPLDVVRTRFQVNDGRVSHVPNYKNTVHAIFTIARSEGLRGLYAGFLPGVIGSTISWGLYFFFYDKAKQRYARNREDTLSPGLHLASAAEAGGLVCLCTNPVWLVKTRLQLQTPLHQTRPYYGIFDAFRTIMREEGFRALYRGIVPGLFLVSHGAVQFTAYEELRKVIVDIKHRGSKRHCQNPDDLLNSADYAVLGATSKIAAILLTYPFQVMRSRLQQRPSADGVPRYVDSWHVVKETARYEGVRGFYRGITPSLLKNVPASSVTFIVYENVLKLLKLARRND, from the exons ATGTCAGCCACAGCACCCGAGGCCCGTCAATGGCACTGGGAGAATGCTGCTGCCGGTGGCACAGCTGGGTTTGCCACTGTTGCTGTTATGCATCCCCTCGATGTTGTCCGCACTAGATTCCAAg TTAATGATGGCAGAGTCTCTCATGTTCCCAATTATAAGAATACTGTTCATGCAATTTTCACCATTGCTCGATCTGAG ggattaagaggattatatgcAGGTTTTCTTCCTGGTGTTATTGGGTCTACTATTTCATGGGGCCTATATTTCTTTTT TTATGATAAAGCCAAACAAAGATATGCTAGGAATAGGGAGGATACACTGAGCCCAGGTCTTCATCTTGCCTCAGCTGCTGAAGCAGGAGGTTTG GTGTGCTTGTGCACAAATCCTGTTTGGCTGGTAAAAACAAGATTGCAGCTTCAGACTCCTCTTCATCAAACACGACCATACTATGGGATTTTTG ATGCATTTAGGACCATAATGAGGGAAGAAGGTTTTAGAGCACTCTACAGAGGAATTGTTCCTGGTCTATTTCTG GTCTCTCATGGGGCTGTTCAGTTCACAGCATACGAGGAACTTCGTAAAGTTATTGTAGATATAAAGCACAGGGGAAGTAAAAGGCATTGTCAAAACCCGGATGATCTGTTG AATTCTGCTGATTATGCTGTTCTTGGAGCAACATCAAAAATTGCTGCAATACTTCTAACCTATCCATTTCAG GTTATGAGATCTCGATTGCAG CAACGGCCTAGTGCGGATGGGGTTCCAAGATATGTGGATAGTTGGCATGTTGTGAAGGAAACTGCAAG ATATGAAGGTGTCCGAGGATTTTACAGGGGAATAACCCCAAGCCTTTTGAAAAATGTTCCTGCTTCTTCAGTAACATTTATTGTTTATGAAAATGTTCTTAAATTGCTTAAACTAGCAAGGAGGAATGACTAA